The following proteins are co-located in the Pelecanus crispus isolate bPelCri1 unplaced genomic scaffold, bPelCri1.pri SCAFFOLD_31, whole genome shotgun sequence genome:
- the LOC142596976 gene encoding ubiquitin carboxyl-terminal hydrolase 42-like, with translation MAWPQQQRAGAGLYNLGNTCYLNSVLQCLTYTPPLTNYLLSREHSQSCCRQGFCMMCVMEAHVNKVLHSSASAIQPRAVVRAHFELGVQEDAHEFLCYTVDAMQRACLSGSSHLDSSSQGTTIIQQIFGGFLRSRVTCLSCKAVSDTYEAFLDIPLDIKAASSVTGALEDFVKPEQLDGENGYKCSKCEQLATASKSLTIHRSSNVLTVCLKRFDAFSGRKISKVVQYPEYLDLGAYMSQAGGEPLLYSLYAVLVHEGSGCQAGHYYCFVKASNGRWYKMNDASVGLCDIKTVLCQRAYLLFYASSPAPFFSLLVWH, from the exons ATGGCCTGGCCGCAACAacagagagctggagcaggactcTACAACCTGGGCAATACGTGCTACCTCAACTCCGTCCTGCAGTGCCTGACGTACACGCCCCCTCTCACCAACTACCTGCTCTCTCGTGAGCACAGCCAGTCAT GTTGTCGGCAAGGCTTCTGCATGATGTGCGTAATGGAAGCGCACGTTAACAAGGTCCTGCATTCCTCAGCCAGTGCCATCCAGCCTAGGGCTGTCGTCA GAGCACACTTTGAGCTTGGCGTGCAGGAAGACGCCCACGAGTTTTTATGCTATACTGTTGATGCCATGCAGAGAGCTTGCCTGAGTGGAAGCAGCCA CTTGGACAGCTCTTCTCAAGGAACTACCATCATCCAGCAAATATTTGGGGGCTTTCTAAGATCAAgag TAACATGCTTGAGTTGCAAAGCTGTTTCCGACACCTATGAGGCATTCCTTGATATTCCTTTGGACATCAAG GCAGCCTCCTCTGTCACTGGAGCTCTGGAAGACTTTGTCAAACCTGAGCAGCTGGATGGTGAAAATGGCTACAAATGCAGCAA GTGTGAACAGCTGGCCACTGCATCCAAGAGCCTTACAATACATCGTTCCTCCAATGTCCTGACAGTGTGCTTGAAGAGATTTGATGCTTTCTCTGGCAGAAAGATTAGCAAG GTTGTGCAGTATCCAGAATATTTGGACCTTGGTGCATACATGTCTCAGGCGGGTGGAGAACCACTGCTCTATTCCTTGTATGCCGTCCTGGTACATGAAGGTTCTGGCTGTCAGGCAGGACACTATTACTGCTTCGTGAAG gcCAGCAATGGACGGTGGTACAAGATGAATGATGCCTCTGTAGGTCTTTGTGACATCAAGACGGTTCTCTGCCAGCGTGCATATTTACTCTTCTATGCCAG TTCGcctgctcctttcttctccctccttgtcTGGCACTAA